A genomic stretch from Microcebus murinus isolate Inina chromosome 19, M.murinus_Inina_mat1.0, whole genome shotgun sequence includes:
- the NTAN1 gene encoding protein N-terminal asparagine amidohydrolase produces the protein MPLLVEGRRVRLPQSAGDLVRAHPPLEERARLLRGQSVQHMGPQGLLYVQQRELAVTSPKDGSISILGSDDATTCHIVVLRHTGNGATCLTHCDGSDTKAEVPLIMNSIKSFSDHAQCGRLELHLVGGFSDDRQLSQKLTHQLLSEFDGQEEDIHLVTLCVTELNDREENENHFPVIYGIAVNVKTAEIYRAAFQDRGPEEELRAARALTGGPMISIYDAKTEQLRIEPFSWVPFPHVDFWLQQDDKQILENFSTSPLAEPPHFVEHIRSTLMFLKKYPSPTNTLFPGNKALLYKKNEDGGLWEKISSPGS, from the exons gAAAGAGCCAGACTTCTCAGAGGTCAGTCTGTTCAACACATGGGACCCCAGGGCCTTCTGTATGTTCAGCAAAGAGAGCTTGCAGTGACCTCCCCAAAGGATG gcTCCATCTCCATTCTGGGTTCTGATGATGCCACCACTTGTCACATTGTGGTCCTGAGGCACACAG GTAATGGGGCTACCTGCCTGACACACTGTGACGGAAGCGACACCAAAGCTGAGGTCCCCTTGATCATGAACTCCATAAAATCCTTTTCCGACCACGCTCAATGTGGAAG GCTGGAATTGCACCTCGTGGGAGGCTTCAGTGACGACAGGCAGTTGTCACAAAAACTTACTCATCAGCTTCTCA GTGAATTTGATGGACAAGAAGAGGACATTCACTTAGTGACATTATGTGTGACAG aATTAAATGAccgagaagaaaatgaaaaccacttTCCAGTAATTTATGGCATAG CTGTTAACGTTAAAACTGCGGAGATCTACAGAGCCGCCTTTCAAGACCGAGGTCCGGAGGAGGAGCTGCGTGCTGCACGGGCTTTAACAGGAGGACCG ATGATTAGCATCTACGATGCAAAGACAGAACAACTTCGCATAGAACCGTTTTCCTGGGTGCCATTTCCACATGTGGATTTCTGGTTGCAGCAAGATGATAAGCAAATACTAGAG AACTTTTCCACTTCACCTTTGGCCGAGCCCCCCCACTTTGTTGAACATATTAGATCTAccttgatgtttttaaaaaaatacccatCTCCAACTAACACACTGTTTCCTGGAAATAAAGCTctactctacaaaaaaaatgaagatggtgGCTTATGGGAAAAGATCTCTTCTCCAGGAAGCTAA